The following proteins are encoded in a genomic region of Streptomyces gobiensis:
- a CDS encoding cyclic nucleotide-binding domain-containing protein: MTGLLGALSSEHAERLRALGREVSFPAGVRIFEEGYRADRFWIIRTGSVTLDQRVPGRSAQAVETIGHGELLGWSWLFRPYIWHLGAETGSPVRALEFDAAEVRRMCEDDHELGYALALAVGEIISHRLQRSRTRLLDAYGPHGYSDRL, translated from the coding sequence ATGACCGGACTGCTTGGAGCCCTCTCGTCAGAGCACGCCGAACGGCTGCGGGCCCTCGGCCGGGAGGTGTCCTTTCCCGCCGGTGTCCGGATCTTCGAGGAGGGCTATCGGGCCGACCGCTTCTGGATCATCCGCACCGGCTCGGTCACCCTTGACCAGCGTGTGCCGGGCCGCAGCGCCCAGGCCGTCGAGACCATCGGCCATGGCGAGCTGCTGGGCTGGTCCTGGCTGTTCCGGCCCTATATCTGGCATCTGGGCGCCGAGACCGGCAGCCCCGTGCGCGCCCTCGAGTTCGACGCCGCGGAAGTGCGGCGGATGTGCGAGGACGACCATGAGCTGGGCTACGCGCTCGCGCTCGCCGTCGGAGAGATCATCTCCCATCGGCTGCAGCGCTCCCGTACCCGGCTGCTCGACGCGTACGGGCCGCACGGCTACTCCGACCGGCTGTGA
- a CDS encoding helix-turn-helix domain-containing protein, protein MLNPWLALEAGADPAERAGAVRRAHEDFLAEGTISAPVRDVVADSWRRCAGARVEPDGTARIELADAELAAYRAAHPLARAMPLFRELLGTIADDGAHLLSVCDEQGRMLWVEGHPQVRQRAERMNFVAGARWAEACTGTNAPGTALAVDHAVQIFAAEHYCHPVQSWTCAAAPVHDPRTRRLIGAVDITGGDHLAAPQSLALVQATARAAEAHLAELAGLVPGPRAYHLEALGRDEALLHTGHGAPRRLGRRHSEILMLLAAHPDGLTGDRLGLELYGEREVHPVTLRAELSRLRQLLGELLGSRPYRLRTPIGTDHGTVSDALRSGDLAAAVAAYRGPLLPLSEAPGIIRLRGQLADRLRQRLLSRREVGPLESWVRTSWGEDDLAAWEALLTALPSAERAVPAARIHALRANYGLGPATYPQRLPG, encoded by the coding sequence GTGCTGAATCCATGGCTGGCACTGGAGGCGGGCGCGGACCCGGCTGAGCGGGCCGGAGCGGTCCGCCGTGCCCATGAGGACTTTCTGGCGGAAGGCACCATCAGTGCGCCGGTGCGCGATGTGGTCGCCGACTCCTGGCGGCGGTGCGCCGGTGCCCGCGTGGAACCGGACGGGACGGCCCGTATCGAGCTGGCCGACGCCGAGCTGGCCGCCTACCGCGCCGCACATCCGTTGGCCCGGGCCATGCCGCTCTTCCGGGAACTGCTGGGCACCATCGCCGACGACGGCGCCCATCTGCTGTCCGTCTGTGATGAGCAGGGCCGGATGCTGTGGGTCGAGGGCCACCCCCAGGTGCGGCAGCGCGCCGAGCGGATGAACTTCGTCGCCGGAGCCCGCTGGGCCGAGGCCTGCACCGGCACCAACGCCCCCGGTACCGCGCTCGCCGTCGACCACGCCGTGCAGATCTTCGCCGCCGAACACTACTGCCACCCTGTGCAGTCCTGGACCTGCGCCGCCGCACCGGTGCACGACCCCCGCACCCGACGGTTGATCGGCGCCGTCGACATCACCGGTGGTGACCATCTCGCCGCGCCACAGAGCCTCGCCCTCGTCCAGGCGACCGCCCGCGCCGCCGAGGCCCACCTCGCCGAGCTGGCCGGGCTGGTTCCCGGGCCACGCGCGTACCACCTGGAAGCGCTCGGCCGCGACGAGGCACTTCTCCATACGGGCCACGGCGCGCCGCGGCGGCTGGGGCGGCGGCACAGCGAGATCCTGATGCTGCTCGCCGCCCACCCCGACGGCCTCACCGGTGACCGGCTGGGCCTGGAGCTCTACGGCGAACGCGAGGTCCATCCCGTTACGCTCCGTGCCGAACTCTCCCGGCTGCGCCAGCTGCTGGGAGAGCTGCTCGGCTCCCGCCCGTACCGGCTGCGTACCCCCATCGGCACTGATCACGGCACCGTCAGCGACGCACTGCGCTCCGGTGATCTCGCCGCCGCGGTGGCCGCCTACCGTGGACCGCTGCTGCCGCTGTCCGAGGCCCCCGGCATCATCCGGCTCCGCGGCCAGCTGGCGGACCGGCTCCGGCAGCGGCTGCTCAGCCGCCGAGAGGTGGGCCCACTGGAGAGCTGGGTGCGCACCTCATGGGGCGAGGACGACCTGGCGGCCTGGGAGGCGCTGCTCACCGCACTGCCGTCGGCCGAGCGCGCCGTCCCGGCCGCCCGCATACACGCCCTGCGCGCCAACTACGGGCTGGGGCCCGCAACGTATCCGCAACGTTTGCCCGGCTAG
- a CDS encoding aldehyde dehydrogenase family protein — translation MSRYAAPGTDGAIVSFQSRYDHWIGGGYVAPQRGGYFENPTPVTGQPFTEIARGTAEDVERALDAAHQAAPGWGRTPAAERAEILNRIADRMQEHLEQLAVAESWENGKPIREALAADIPLAIDHFRYFAGVIRAQEGSLSEIDADTVAYHFHEPLGVVGQIIPWNFPLVMAAWKLAPALAAGNTVVLKPAEQTPASIHYWLSIVADLLPPGVVNVVNGFGFEAGKPLASSPRVAKVSFTGETTTGRLIMQYVSENLKPVTLELGGKSPNIFFDDVSAHSDDFYDKALEGFTMFALNQGEVCTCPSRALIQRGHYGDFLEAAIARTEQIVQGHPLDTDTMIGAQASNDQLEKILSYLDIGQQEGAKVLTGGARADLGGELAGGYYVQPTILEGGNHMRVFQEEIFGPVVAVTGFAGYADAIEIANDTLYGLGAGVWTRDTNTAYRAGRAIQAGRVWTNCYHAYPAHAAFGGYKQSGIGRENHKMMLDHYQQTKNLLVSYAPQKLGFF, via the coding sequence ATGAGCCGCTACGCCGCACCCGGCACCGATGGCGCCATCGTCAGCTTCCAGTCCCGCTACGACCACTGGATAGGCGGCGGCTATGTAGCTCCCCAGCGGGGCGGATACTTTGAGAACCCCACCCCGGTCACCGGGCAGCCTTTTACGGAGATCGCCCGTGGCACCGCTGAGGATGTCGAGCGCGCCCTCGACGCGGCCCATCAGGCCGCTCCCGGCTGGGGCCGTACGCCGGCCGCCGAGCGTGCCGAAATCCTGAACAGGATCGCCGACCGGATGCAGGAGCATCTGGAACAGCTCGCCGTCGCCGAGAGCTGGGAGAACGGCAAGCCCATACGGGAGGCCCTGGCCGCTGATATCCCGCTCGCCATCGACCACTTCCGCTACTTCGCGGGGGTCATCCGTGCCCAGGAGGGCTCGCTCTCCGAGATCGACGCGGACACCGTCGCCTACCACTTCCATGAGCCGCTGGGCGTGGTCGGGCAGATCATCCCGTGGAACTTTCCCCTGGTGATGGCGGCGTGGAAGCTCGCACCCGCGCTGGCCGCTGGGAACACCGTCGTCCTCAAGCCCGCCGAGCAGACCCCGGCCTCCATCCACTACTGGCTGAGCATCGTCGCCGATCTGCTGCCGCCCGGCGTCGTCAATGTCGTCAACGGCTTCGGATTCGAGGCCGGAAAGCCGCTGGCGAGCAGCCCACGGGTGGCCAAGGTCTCCTTCACCGGAGAGACCACCACCGGGCGGCTGATCATGCAGTACGTCTCGGAGAACCTGAAGCCCGTCACCCTGGAGCTCGGCGGCAAGAGCCCCAACATCTTCTTCGATGATGTCTCGGCGCACAGCGATGACTTCTACGACAAGGCGCTGGAGGGCTTCACCATGTTCGCCCTCAACCAGGGCGAGGTCTGCACCTGTCCCTCCCGCGCCCTCATCCAGCGGGGCCACTACGGCGACTTCCTGGAGGCCGCCATCGCCCGCACCGAACAGATCGTCCAGGGCCACCCGCTGGACACCGACACCATGATCGGCGCGCAGGCCTCCAACGATCAGCTGGAGAAGATCCTCTCTTATCTGGACATCGGTCAGCAGGAGGGTGCCAAGGTGCTCACCGGCGGCGCCCGCGCCGACCTCGGCGGTGAACTCGCGGGTGGTTACTACGTGCAGCCCACCATCCTGGAGGGCGGCAACCATATGCGGGTCTTCCAGGAGGAGATCTTCGGCCCGGTGGTCGCCGTCACCGGTTTCGCGGGCTACGCCGACGCCATCGAGATCGCCAATGACACCCTCTATGGCCTGGGCGCGGGTGTCTGGACCCGGGACACCAACACCGCCTACCGCGCCGGACGCGCCATCCAGGCGGGCCGGGTATGGACCAACTGCTACCACGCCTACCCGGCGCATGCCGCATTCGGTGGCTATAAACAGTCAGGCATCGGCCGTGAGAACCACAAGATGATGCTCGACCACTACCAGCAGACAAAGAACCTGCTGGTGAGCTACGCCCCGCAGAAGCTCGGCTTCTTCTAG
- a CDS encoding DUF779 domain-containing protein, translating to MVSRVDLTPAAAGLLRELTQRHGPLMFHQSGGCCDGSSPMCYPLGEFRTGDSDVLLGELTVTGIADPVPFWISASQYAYWSHTHLTVDVVPGRGSGFSVEAPEGVRFLIRSRLLDG from the coding sequence ATGGTGTCCCGCGTCGACCTGACCCCCGCCGCCGCCGGGCTGCTGCGTGAACTGACCCAGCGGCACGGTCCACTGATGTTCCACCAGTCCGGCGGCTGCTGTGACGGCAGCTCGCCCATGTGTTACCCGCTGGGCGAGTTCCGCACCGGCGACAGTGATGTGCTGCTCGGTGAGCTGACCGTGACCGGGATCGCGGACCCGGTGCCCTTCTGGATCTCCGCCAGCCAGTACGCGTACTGGAGCCATACCCACCTCACCGTGGATGTGGTTCCAGGGCGCGGCAGCGGGTTCTCCGTGGAAGCGCCGGAAGGGGTGCGCTTTCTGATCCGCTCCCGACTGCTGGACGGTTAA
- a CDS encoding DUF6643 family protein: MTSPRSTYGGGYYAAPSFADTPIYDSLVAERGTPQIAPIRVPSAYDTGSQLPALPAALPALPAGPSHHTPPRGYPAAMPQSAPLQQAPAPYIPQQAPAPRGYGYPAPHQQQPPQMRPVAPQAAPPRQMPGPTPGTYDDPYGRQHPYPGY; encoded by the coding sequence ATGACCTCCCCCCGCAGCACCTATGGCGGTGGCTACTACGCTGCGCCCTCATTTGCTGACACCCCGATCTACGACAGCCTGGTGGCCGAGCGGGGCACCCCGCAGATCGCGCCGATCCGTGTCCCGTCCGCGTACGACACCGGAAGCCAGCTCCCGGCCCTGCCGGCGGCGCTCCCCGCGCTGCCCGCCGGGCCCTCCCATCACACTCCGCCCCGCGGCTATCCGGCTGCCATGCCGCAGTCCGCCCCGCTGCAGCAGGCGCCGGCTCCGTATATCCCTCAGCAGGCCCCCGCGCCGCGCGGTTACGGATATCCGGCGCCGCACCAGCAACAGCCGCCGCAGATGCGTCCGGTCGCGCCGCAGGCCGCCCCGCCCCGGCAGATGCCGGGGCCAACGCCAGGGACGTATGACGACCCCTACGGCCGTCAGCACCCCTATCCCGGCTACTGA
- a CDS encoding TerD family protein: MTMRKGTNVPIQAAAVRVELGWSSGSGTPDVDASALLLAAGKVRSDGDLVFYNQPQHASGAVRYEGKSPAGAAVTDTLAVDLAAVEPAIETVVIAASADGGTFGQVPGLYVRVLDSASGAELARFESQDASSETAFVLGELYRRQGGWKFRAVGQGYASGLAGLATDFGISVEEPQPAAPAAAPTPPAPAQPPAPPARLTKVTLTKEAPSVSLTKQGGTSGAMRVNLNWQVRKQFKGWGQKLGRAMAMHSDLDLDLHALFELTDGRMGVIQALGDTYGSLHQPPYIHLDGDDRTGAAATGENLTINLDHAQEFRRILVFVTIYEGARSFANLNATVTLQPQHGAPIDFSLDECTVPSTACALVLITNQGGELVVQREARYLVPEPGVSPQRTMDYAYDWGLPWTPGRK, translated from the coding sequence ATGACGATGCGTAAAGGTACGAATGTCCCGATCCAGGCGGCCGCCGTACGGGTCGAGCTGGGCTGGAGCTCCGGATCCGGAACGCCGGACGTGGACGCGTCGGCTCTGCTGCTCGCTGCCGGCAAGGTTCGCTCGGACGGGGACCTCGTCTTCTACAACCAGCCCCAGCACGCTTCCGGGGCGGTGCGCTACGAGGGCAAGAGCCCCGCGGGCGCCGCCGTGACCGACACGCTCGCCGTGGACCTCGCTGCGGTTGAGCCCGCCATTGAGACCGTCGTCATCGCCGCCTCCGCCGATGGCGGCACCTTCGGCCAGGTGCCCGGACTGTATGTACGCGTCCTGGACTCCGCCAGCGGCGCCGAGCTGGCGCGCTTCGAGAGCCAGGACGCCTCCTCCGAGACGGCTTTTGTCCTCGGTGAGCTCTACCGGCGGCAGGGCGGCTGGAAGTTCCGCGCCGTCGGGCAGGGCTACGCCAGCGGACTGGCGGGTCTGGCCACCGACTTCGGTATCAGTGTGGAGGAGCCGCAGCCCGCGGCTCCGGCAGCGGCTCCCACGCCGCCCGCTCCCGCCCAGCCCCCGGCCCCGCCGGCGCGGCTGACCAAGGTGACGCTCACGAAGGAGGCGCCGTCGGTATCGCTCACCAAACAGGGCGGCACCTCCGGAGCGATGCGGGTCAATCTCAACTGGCAGGTGCGCAAGCAGTTCAAGGGCTGGGGGCAGAAGCTCGGCCGCGCCATGGCCATGCACTCCGATCTCGACCTGGATCTGCATGCCCTTTTTGAGCTGACCGATGGCCGTATGGGCGTGATCCAGGCGCTCGGCGACACCTACGGTTCGCTGCACCAGCCGCCGTACATCCACCTCGACGGCGATGACCGCACCGGTGCGGCCGCCACCGGTGAGAACCTCACCATCAACCTCGACCACGCCCAGGAATTCCGGCGGATTCTCGTCTTTGTCACCATCTACGAAGGCGCCCGCAGCTTCGCCAACCTCAACGCGACGGTCACCCTGCAGCCACAGCACGGCGCCCCGATTGACTTCTCCCTGGATGAGTGCACCGTTCCCTCCACCGCCTGTGCGCTGGTGCTGATCACCAACCAGGGTGGCGAGCTCGTCGTCCAGCGCGAGGCCCGCTATCTGGTTCCCGAGCCCGGCGTCAGCCCGCAGCGCACCATGGACTACGCCTACGACTGGGGCCTGCCGTGGACTCCGGGGCGCAAGTGA
- a CDS encoding glutamate racemase gives MKIALVDSGIGLLAAAAAVRRLRPDADLVLSCDPDSMPWGPRTTEDITAHALACARAAAEYEPGALIVACNTASVHALPVLRAELEPGLPVIGTVPAVKPAVASGGPVAVWATPATTGSPYQRRLIDDFANGIAVTEVPCHGLADAIEHADEAAIDVAVAAAAALTPRGVRAVVLGCTHYELVAERIRAAVHAPGEPEPVLHGSAGAVAAQALRRIGATPAAVSTAKSIGGESIGELAVLHSGRRVELTAAALGYAEGRLLATPSPAA, from the coding sequence GTGAAAATCGCGCTCGTCGACTCCGGAATCGGACTGCTCGCTGCCGCGGCCGCGGTGCGGCGGCTGCGGCCCGACGCCGACCTGGTGCTTTCCTGCGACCCGGACAGCATGCCGTGGGGGCCGCGTACCACCGAGGACATCACCGCACACGCGCTGGCCTGTGCCCGGGCCGCCGCCGAGTATGAGCCCGGGGCACTGATCGTCGCCTGCAACACCGCCTCGGTGCACGCGCTGCCCGTGCTGCGCGCCGAACTCGAACCCGGGCTGCCGGTGATCGGGACCGTACCGGCCGTCAAACCGGCGGTGGCCTCCGGTGGACCGGTCGCCGTCTGGGCCACCCCGGCCACCACCGGCAGCCCCTACCAGCGTCGGCTGATCGATGACTTCGCCAACGGGATCGCGGTCACCGAGGTGCCCTGCCACGGTCTCGCCGACGCCATCGAACACGCCGACGAGGCCGCCATCGATGTCGCTGTCGCCGCCGCGGCCGCGCTCACCCCGCGCGGAGTGCGCGCGGTCGTGCTCGGCTGTACGCACTATGAGCTTGTCGCCGAGCGCATCCGCGCCGCCGTGCACGCCCCCGGCGAGCCGGAACCCGTCCTGCACGGCTCAGCCGGGGCGGTCGCCGCGCAGGCGCTGCGCCGGATCGGCGCCACCCCGGCCGCCGTGAGCACTGCCAAGTCCATCGGGGGCGAGTCCATCGGGGAACTGGCGGTGCTGCACAGCGGCCGCCGGGTCGAGCTGACCGCAGCGGCCCTCGGCTACGCCGAGGGGCGGCTGCTCGCCACTCCGAGCCCGGCCGCCTGA
- a CDS encoding O-antigen ligase family protein, which produces MASPLHTSAGRESGALPDLSGAIVLGGCAAWALVTSFGREARPEGILLAVLAVAAGYAVGRISGSLLPAATATVAALAGLGLALTSVQALPGSAVTAPPGRSGETAALLALAAGAACCAAWATTARLRRLALWLLAAGIAVSALLLGSIAGCAAAVAVLLCSLAAGWARRRLPVLVALLLATMTVAGITWAVAERALPPGLTAVLEGQLTQHRAGLWRDAVTIAAEHPVTGAGPDRFGEASPTASGSADADGKPHSALLQLAAEQGVPGVLLLAGAYGWLLLACARSPRPTPVVLTAAAALTALAVLACAGNALSFNQVTMGAGLLAGIATAQRPEKS; this is translated from the coding sequence ATGGCGTCACCGTTGCACACATCCGCGGGGCGAGAGAGCGGTGCCCTCCCTGATCTCAGTGGTGCCATCGTGCTGGGCGGCTGCGCGGCCTGGGCGCTGGTCACCTCATTCGGCCGGGAGGCCCGCCCGGAGGGAATACTGCTCGCGGTGCTGGCGGTCGCGGCCGGTTACGCCGTTGGGCGGATCAGCGGTTCGCTGCTCCCCGCCGCCACCGCCACGGTGGCCGCGCTCGCCGGGCTGGGGCTGGCGCTCACCTCCGTACAGGCGCTGCCGGGTTCGGCGGTGACGGCGCCGCCGGGCCGGTCCGGGGAGACGGCCGCGCTGCTGGCGCTCGCCGCGGGTGCGGCCTGCTGCGCCGCCTGGGCGACCACGGCGCGCCTTCGCCGGCTGGCGCTGTGGCTGTTAGCCGCCGGGATCGCGGTGAGCGCGCTGCTGCTGGGGTCGATCGCGGGGTGTGCCGCCGCGGTGGCTGTGCTGCTGTGCTCACTGGCGGCCGGGTGGGCGCGGCGTCGGCTCCCCGTTCTGGTCGCGCTGCTGCTGGCCACCATGACCGTCGCGGGGATCACCTGGGCGGTGGCGGAGCGGGCGCTGCCGCCGGGACTCACGGCCGTGCTGGAGGGGCAGCTGACCCAGCACCGTGCCGGGCTGTGGCGGGACGCGGTCACCATCGCCGCCGAGCATCCGGTGACCGGGGCCGGTCCGGACCGGTTCGGGGAGGCAAGCCCAACGGCGTCCGGGTCCGCGGATGCGGACGGGAAGCCGCACTCGGCGCTCTTGCAGCTCGCCGCCGAACAGGGGGTACCGGGTGTGCTGCTGCTGGCCGGGGCCTACGGCTGGCTGCTGCTCGCCTGTGCCCGCTCCCCCAGGCCGACCCCGGTCGTGCTCACGGCGGCCGCCGCCCTGACGGCGCTGGCCGTGCTGGCGTGTGCGGGGAACGCGCTGAGCTTCAACCAGGTCACCATGGGCGCCGGCCTGCTGGCCGGGATCGCCACCGCGCAGCGCCCGGAAAAGTCGTGA
- a CDS encoding NUDIX hydrolase, with translation MATPDFIRELRAGIGHQLLFLPGVTAIVFDDQGRVLLGRRSDTDRWAVIGGIPEPGEQPAETAVREVYEETAVRCVPERVVMVETREQIEYVNGDICQFMDVTLRCRAVGGEARVNDDESLEVGWFEPDALPPLEEFGLTRIKLAAGDAPTWFAPVGPSEER, from the coding sequence ATGGCGACTCCCGACTTTATCCGTGAGCTGCGCGCCGGCATCGGCCACCAGCTCCTCTTTCTGCCCGGTGTCACCGCGATCGTCTTTGATGACCAGGGACGGGTCTTGCTCGGCCGACGGTCCGACACCGACCGCTGGGCGGTCATCGGGGGCATCCCGGAACCGGGTGAGCAGCCCGCCGAGACCGCGGTGCGGGAGGTGTACGAGGAGACCGCCGTGCGCTGTGTACCGGAGCGGGTGGTGATGGTGGAGACCCGGGAGCAGATCGAGTATGTCAATGGCGATATCTGCCAGTTCATGGACGTCACCCTGCGCTGCCGGGCGGTCGGCGGCGAAGCGCGGGTCAATGACGATGAGTCGCTGGAGGTTGGCTGGTTCGAGCCGGACGCCCTGCCCCCACTGGAGGAGTTCGGGCTGACCCGGATCAAGCTCGCGGCCGGGGACGCGCCAACCTGGTTCGCGCCCGTCGGCCCGTCCGAAGAACGCTGA
- a CDS encoding PTS-dependent dihydroxyacetone kinase phosphotransferase subunit DhaM — MSENGKLVGVVLVSHSREVAESVARLATGLAAGGATGPVTAAGGTEDGGMGTSAELIIEAAHRADQGSGIVVLADLGSAVLTVQALLAEADELPTDTRLVDAPFVEGAVAAVVTAATGMDATAVAAAAEEAYSYRKL, encoded by the coding sequence ATGAGTGAGAACGGGAAGCTGGTCGGCGTGGTGCTGGTCTCGCACAGCAGGGAGGTTGCCGAGTCCGTGGCCCGGCTGGCCACCGGACTGGCGGCTGGCGGGGCGACCGGCCCGGTGACCGCCGCCGGTGGCACCGAGGACGGCGGTATGGGCACCAGCGCAGAGCTGATCATCGAGGCGGCCCACCGCGCTGACCAGGGCTCAGGGATCGTGGTCCTGGCGGATCTGGGCAGCGCGGTGCTGACCGTGCAGGCGCTGCTGGCGGAGGCAGATGAACTGCCCACCGACACCCGGCTGGTGGACGCCCCCTTCGTGGAGGGCGCGGTGGCGGCGGTGGTCACCGCCGCCACTGGAATGGATGCCACCGCTGTAGCGGCGGCGGCTGAGGAGGCGTACAGCTACCGCAAGTTGTGA
- the dhaK gene encoding dihydroxyacetone kinase subunit DhaK has protein sequence MKQLINVPESVVADALRGMAAAHPELTVDVENRVIVRRDAPVLDKVGLISGGGSGHEPLHGGFVGPGMLDAACPGEVFTSPVPDQMARAAAAVDSGRGVLFIVKNYTGDALNFEMAAELAEDEGVQVGKVLVQDDVAVTDSLYTAGRRGTGGTLFVEKLAGAAAEEGAPLERVEAIARRVSESCRSFGVALSACTTPAKGGPTFDLPPGELELGIGIHGEPGRERRAMMTSGEIADFTVDALLADLHPDGPVLALVNGMGGTPLLELYGFNAEVHRVLSERGVPVARTLVGNYVTSLDMAGCSVTLCQVDEELLRLWDAPVRTAALRWGS, from the coding sequence ATGAAGCAATTGATCAATGTGCCGGAGAGCGTGGTGGCTGACGCGCTGCGCGGGATGGCCGCGGCCCACCCGGAGCTGACGGTCGATGTCGAGAACCGGGTGATCGTGCGCCGCGACGCTCCGGTGCTGGACAAGGTGGGTCTCATCTCCGGCGGTGGTTCGGGACATGAACCACTGCACGGTGGCTTCGTGGGGCCTGGGATGCTGGACGCGGCCTGCCCCGGCGAGGTGTTCACCTCCCCCGTGCCGGACCAGATGGCACGGGCGGCGGCCGCCGTGGACAGCGGCAGGGGCGTGCTGTTCATCGTGAAGAACTACACCGGCGACGCACTCAACTTTGAGATGGCCGCGGAGCTGGCCGAGGACGAGGGCGTACAGGTCGGCAAGGTGCTGGTGCAGGACGATGTGGCCGTCACCGACAGCCTCTATACCGCCGGGCGCCGTGGCACGGGCGGCACGCTGTTCGTGGAGAAGCTGGCGGGCGCGGCCGCCGAGGAGGGCGCGCCGCTGGAGCGGGTGGAGGCGATCGCCCGCCGGGTGTCGGAGTCCTGCCGTAGCTTCGGGGTGGCGCTGAGCGCCTGCACCACCCCCGCCAAGGGCGGCCCCACCTTCGATCTGCCGCCCGGTGAGCTGGAGCTCGGCATCGGCATCCATGGCGAGCCGGGCCGGGAGCGGCGGGCGATGATGACCTCTGGCGAGATCGCCGACTTCACGGTGGACGCGCTGCTGGCCGATCTGCACCCCGATGGCCCGGTGCTGGCACTGGTCAACGGCATGGGCGGCACCCCGCTGCTGGAGCTGTACGGCTTCAACGCGGAGGTGCACCGCGTGCTGAGCGAGCGGGGCGTGCCGGTGGCCCGTACGCTCGTCGGCAACTACGTCACCTCACTCGATATGGCGGGCTGCTCGGTGACGCTGTGCCAGGTGGACGAGGAGCTGCTGCGACTGTGGGACGCGCCGGTGCGCACGGCGGCGCTGCGCTGGGGCAGCTGA
- a CDS encoding acyl-CoA dehydrogenase family protein, translating into MHLEYTPEQQRLRAELRTYFTELMPDNAHAGYSDPLEQKRFYRDTVRRLGHDGWLGVGWPSVYGGRGMTPMEQFIFFDEAAQAGVPLPLMALNTVGPTIMQFGTDEQKAYFLPRILSGEIDFAIGYSEPDAGTDLASLKTRAVREGDEDSGTYTVNGQKIWTTNGDTADWVWLAVRTDPEAPPHKGISILLVPTSDPGYSCTVINTLASHDTTASYYENIRVPAARRVGPENQGWRLITTQLNHERVTLAAHGTMAIRALHNVQRWAADTKLTDGRRVIDLGWVRQRLARTHTKLAAMKLLNWQMVDALQKGTLTPQDASAVKVYGSEARRAAYAWLMEITGAAGPLKGGSAGAVLHGELERGYRSAVIFTFGGGNNEIQREIISWIGLGMPRVRR; encoded by the coding sequence GTGCACCTCGAATACACCCCCGAACAGCAGCGGTTGCGCGCCGAGCTGCGCACATACTTCACCGAGCTGATGCCCGACAACGCCCATGCTGGGTACAGCGACCCCCTGGAGCAGAAGCGGTTCTACCGGGACACGGTGCGCCGCCTGGGCCACGATGGCTGGCTGGGCGTCGGCTGGCCCAGCGTGTACGGCGGCCGGGGGATGACCCCCATGGAACAGTTCATCTTCTTCGACGAGGCAGCCCAGGCGGGGGTCCCGCTCCCGCTGATGGCGCTGAACACCGTCGGACCGACGATCATGCAGTTCGGCACCGATGAGCAGAAGGCGTACTTCCTGCCCCGGATCCTCTCCGGCGAGATCGACTTCGCCATCGGCTACAGCGAGCCCGACGCGGGCACCGACCTGGCCTCGCTGAAGACCCGGGCGGTACGGGAGGGCGACGAGGACAGCGGGACCTACACGGTCAACGGCCAGAAGATCTGGACCACCAACGGCGACACCGCCGACTGGGTCTGGCTCGCGGTGCGCACCGATCCGGAGGCGCCACCGCACAAGGGCATCTCCATCCTGCTCGTGCCGACCAGCGACCCCGGCTACTCCTGCACCGTCATCAACACCCTCGCCTCGCACGACACCACCGCCAGCTACTACGAGAACATCCGCGTCCCCGCCGCCCGCCGAGTCGGCCCGGAGAACCAGGGCTGGCGCCTGATCACCACTCAGCTCAACCATGAACGGGTCACCCTCGCCGCGCACGGCACCATGGCCATTCGGGCCCTGCACAACGTCCAGCGCTGGGCCGCCGACACCAAACTCACCGACGGCCGCCGGGTCATCGACCTCGGCTGGGTGCGCCAGCGCCTGGCCCGGACCCACACCAAGCTGGCGGCCATGAAGCTGCTGAACTGGCAGATGGTGGACGCCCTGCAGAAGGGCACGCTCACCCCGCAGGACGCCTCCGCCGTCAAGGTCTACGGCTCCGAGGCCCGCCGTGCCGCCTACGCCTGGCTGATGGAGATCACCGGCGCGGCGGGCCCGCTCAAGGGGGGCTCCGCGGGGGCCGTGCTCCACGGCGAACTGGAACGCGGTTACCGCAGCGCCGTCATCTTCACCTTCGGCGGCGGCAACAACGAGATCCAGCGCGAGATCATCTCCTGGATAGGCCTGGGCATGCCCCGCGTCCGCCGCTGA